ACCGCGTTGGCGGCGCTCCAGAACACCTCGGGGTCGACGGAGCCGCCGCCGAGGAACCGTCCGCCGTCGATCGCGGCCAGCGCGTAGACGACGTCGATGTCGGGTAACGCCGCGAACAGCCCGGTCACGATGCCCAGAAACAGCGCGTTCCGTGCCGGCCAGCCTCGCCACTCTGCGAACAGGACCGCGAGGGCGAACGCGAGCAGCGCGTGGCCGACGAACACGGGTATACAGCCGCACGCGTCGAATATAAGCGTCTCGTCTGCGTGATAGCAGAGCGCACGGGGTCGGGTATCGTAGCGTTAACTGATTGCTCACCCGACCGTACGACCGCATTCGATCGATGAGTGAAGACTTCCAAACGCTACTGTAGAGACGCCGTACCGACGTATCCACCAAAGCGACTGACGGTCCACACACCGGTAACCGAAGTATCTCGACCAAATTGCCGTCCAACAGACTAAGTGTCGACGACGAGATGTCCACCGCGATGACGACGCCAGCCGAGGTTCGGGAGTCGGTCCCGATTTTCGATGAGACGAGGTATCTGAACACCGGTGCGAGCGGACCGAGCCCGCGGCCGGTCGTCGAGCGGGCACAGGAGACGATCGAAGCGCACGAGTGGGAGTCCGCGGCCGATCCGGGGCCGTACCCGTACGCGTTCGGCGTCTACGAGGACGCGAGAGCGGACGCCGCCTCGTTCGTCGGTGCCGACGCCGACGAGATCGCGCTGACGCAGAGCACGACCGACGGCATCAACCGGATCGCCTGCGCGTTAGAGTGGGAACCCGGCGACGTGATCGTCCGGACCGATCTCGAACACCCGGCCGGTATCCTCCCGTGGGAGCGGCTCGAACGGCAGGACTGCGAGGTGCGCGTCGCGCCCACGATCGAAGGTCGGATCGATCGCGACGCGTACCGCGACGCCGTCGCGGACGCGAAACTCGTCTGTCTGAGCGCGTTGACGTGGAACTACGGGACGCACCTCCCGGTGACGCAACTGGTCGAGGAGGCCCACGACGCCGGAGCGCGCGTGCTCGTCGACGCCGTCCAAGTCCCGGGCCAGTGCGAATTCGACGTGAGCGAGTGGGGCGCAGACGCCGTCGCGATGGCGAGTCACAAGTGGATGCTCGGCCTCTGGGGCGGCGGCTTCCTCTACGTGAACGAAGACGTCGTCGACGAGTTACACCCCGGGCAGATCGGCTACCGGAGCGTCGCAAGTTCGGGCGGCGCTGACTCGGACGAAGACGGGTACGAGCTGAAGCGCGGCGCGGCGCGCTTCGAGATCGGGACGACCAACCCCGCACCGTACGCGGCGCTCTCGGAATCCATCGAACTCCTCGAATCGGTCGGGCTCGACACGATCGAGTCACATATCCACGAACTCTCGACCCGGTTCGTCGACGGCGTGCCAGAGGAACGGCTGGTGAGCCCGCGAGAGCCCGAATCGGGGCTCGTGACGGTCCGCGTCGACGACCCCGAGGAAACGGTCGAGCGCCTCCGAGAGGAGTACGGCGTCGTCGTCCGCTCGCTCCCGTATCCGGAGGGCGTCGTCAGGGCCTCCCTGCACGTGTACAACGACGCGAGCGACGTCGATCGGCTGCTGGAGGGCCTCGACGAGATCGGGTGGTAGCTCGCGTTACGCAGCAGTCTCCGCCAGTTCGTCGAACAGTTCGCGCACGCGGCGCTCGATCTCGTCGCGGATCCCCGAGACAGCGTCCGATGATCCGCCGTCGGGGTCGTCCAACCCCCAGTCTCTGTTCTCTCCGCCCCAGCCCGCCGGACAGACGTCCTCGGCGGAACAGCCCATCGTGATGACGTACTGGCAGGGTTGGATCTCCTCGAAAGAGATTTCTCTCGGTTCCCGCCCGGAGACGTCGATTCCGACGTCCGCCATCGCCTCGACGACTTCCGGATGGACGTGATCGGCGGGGCGGGTCCCACCGGTGAGCAGTTCGAGTTCGTCCTCCAGTCCGCGGCGGTGTCGCTCGCGCTCGGCGAAGGCGTACGCCATCTGCGAGCGCCCCGCGTTCTGCACGCAGACGAAGGCGACGCGCGTGGGAGTCGCCTCGGTGGAGTCGTCGGTCATCGAGTCGTCGAGGGAATCGGGTGTTTCGGTTGTCATATCAGGCGTGTGGGGCAGTTAGTCGTTCTTGGGTGAGACGTCCGGAGCCGTCGAATCGAGCGATCCGGTCTCGAAGCCTCGCCAGTCGAAACGTCGCTGGAAGTACAGCGCCACATTGACGAGCGCGAGCAACACGGGGACCTCGATCAGCGGGCCGACGACCGTCGCGAAGGCGACGCCGGAGCCGACGCCGAACACCGCGACGGCGACGGCGATCGCGAGCTCGAAGTTGTTGGATGCTGCTGTGAACCCGATCGCAGTCGTCGTCGAGTAGTCCGCGCCGATCTCCCGGCCCATCCCGAAGCTCACGAGGAACATCACGACGAAGTAGATCGTCAGCGGAACCGCGATGAGCAGCACGTCCGCCGGCGAGGCGACGATCGCGCCACCCTGCGTGGCGAACATAACGATCACGGTGAAAAGCAACGCGACGAGCGTCAGCGGACCGATCTTCGGGATCAATGTCTCGTCGTACCACTCCTCGCCCTTCGTTCGCGTCCCGACGTAACGGGTGAGAAAACCGCCCGCGAAGGGGATTCCGAGGAAGATCACGATCGCCTCGAACA
This DNA window, taken from Halobellus sp. LT62, encodes the following:
- a CDS encoding low molecular weight phosphatase family protein, whose product is MTDDSTEATPTRVAFVCVQNAGRSQMAYAFAERERHRRGLEDELELLTGGTRPADHVHPEVVEAMADVGIDVSGREPREISFEEIQPCQYVITMGCSAEDVCPAGWGGENRDWGLDDPDGGSSDAVSGIRDEIERRVRELFDELAETAA
- a CDS encoding aminotransferase class V-fold PLP-dependent enzyme, with translation MTTPAEVRESVPIFDETRYLNTGASGPSPRPVVERAQETIEAHEWESAADPGPYPYAFGVYEDARADAASFVGADADEIALTQSTTDGINRIACALEWEPGDVIVRTDLEHPAGILPWERLERQDCEVRVAPTIEGRIDRDAYRDAVADAKLVCLSALTWNYGTHLPVTQLVEEAHDAGARVLVDAVQVPGQCEFDVSEWGADAVAMASHKWMLGLWGGGFLYVNEDVVDELHPGQIGYRSVASSGGADSDEDGYELKRGAARFEIGTTNPAPYAALSESIELLESVGLDTIESHIHELSTRFVDGVPEERLVSPREPESGLVTVRVDDPEETVERLREEYGVVVRSLPYPEGVVRASLHVYNDASDVDRLLEGLDEIGW